The following proteins come from a genomic window of Geminicoccaceae bacterium SCSIO 64248:
- a CDS encoding polysaccharide deacetylase family protein yields the protein MTWTPPDDGRDFLGYGEQPPVVAWPGAARVAVSIVLNIEEGAELAVSSGDERNEAVHELVDPPIEDRALGMESHFEYGSRAGYWRIMRVLDGFHVPVTLNVCARALVRTPWVGTRAMARGDEIMCHGWRWETHLGMGPDDERAVIARSVAAIRDVTGERPVGWHVKSNPSANTRRLLLEEGGFLYDSNLYNDDLPVTLHTGPRPYVLLPYAFDTNDMNFHVGNRFVHADDFARYCCDAYDWLFEEGAAVPRMMTIGLHTRIIGRPGRIAGLERFLAHVTRKGGAWFARRDAIARAWLDAGL from the coding sequence ATGACCTGGACTCCGCCCGACGACGGCCGCGACTTCCTCGGCTACGGCGAGCAGCCGCCCGTCGTCGCCTGGCCGGGCGCCGCGCGCGTCGCCGTATCGATCGTGCTCAACATCGAGGAAGGCGCGGAACTCGCCGTCTCGTCCGGCGACGAGCGGAACGAGGCCGTGCACGAGCTGGTCGATCCGCCGATCGAGGACCGCGCGCTCGGCATGGAGAGCCATTTCGAGTACGGCAGCCGCGCCGGCTACTGGCGGATCATGCGCGTGCTCGACGGCTTCCATGTGCCGGTCACGCTCAATGTCTGCGCCCGCGCCCTGGTGCGCACGCCCTGGGTCGGGACGCGGGCCATGGCGCGGGGCGACGAGATCATGTGCCACGGCTGGCGCTGGGAGACCCATCTCGGCATGGGACCGGACGACGAGCGGGCAGTGATCGCGCGCTCGGTCGCGGCCATACGGGACGTCACGGGCGAGCGGCCGGTCGGCTGGCACGTCAAGAGCAACCCGTCGGCGAACACGCGCCGGCTGCTGCTCGAGGAAGGCGGCTTCCTCTACGACAGCAACCTCTACAACGACGATCTGCCGGTCACCCTCCACACCGGCCCTCGCCCCTATGTCCTGCTGCCCTACGCCTTCGACACCAACGACATGAATTTCCACGTCGGCAACCGCTTCGTCCACGCCGACGACTTCGCCCGCTATTGCTGCGACGCCTATGACTGGCTGTTCGAGGAAGGCGCTGCCGTGCCCCGCATGATGACGATCGGCCTGCACACGCGGATTATCGGCCGGCCCGGGCGGATCGCGGGGCTGGAGCGGTTTCTCGCCCACGTGACGCGCAAGGGCGGGGCCTGGTTCGCGAGGCGGGACGCCATCGCGCGGGCGTGGCTCGACGCCGGCCTGTAG
- a CDS encoding carbohydrate ABC transporter permease, giving the protein MVPIYWLINMSFKTNQEIVSGVTLWPHEPTLQNYRTIFTDPSWYSGYINSLIYVVLNTVISIVTALPAAYAFSRYRFLGDKHLFFWLLTNRMAPPAVFALPFFQLYSSIGLFDTHIAVALAHCLFNVPLAVWILEGFMSGVPKEIDETAYIDGYSFPRFFTRIFMPLIASGIGVTAFFCFMFSWVELLLARTLTSVAAKPIAATMTRTVSAAGMDWGLLAAAGVLTILPGALVIYFVRNYIAKGFALGRV; this is encoded by the coding sequence ATGGTGCCGATCTACTGGCTCATCAACATGAGCTTCAAGACCAACCAGGAAATCGTGTCGGGCGTCACCCTGTGGCCGCACGAGCCGACCTTGCAGAACTACCGGACGATCTTCACGGATCCCTCCTGGTACTCCGGCTACATCAACTCGCTGATCTACGTGGTCCTGAACACGGTCATCTCGATCGTGACCGCGCTGCCGGCCGCCTACGCCTTTTCGCGCTACCGCTTCCTCGGCGACAAGCACCTGTTCTTCTGGCTGCTGACCAACCGCATGGCGCCGCCCGCAGTGTTCGCCCTGCCGTTCTTCCAGCTCTACTCGTCGATCGGCCTGTTCGACACCCACATCGCCGTCGCCCTCGCGCACTGCCTGTTCAACGTGCCGCTCGCCGTCTGGATCCTCGAGGGCTTCATGTCGGGCGTGCCCAAGGAGATCGACGAGACCGCCTATATCGACGGCTATTCGTTCCCGCGCTTCTTCACCCGGATCTTCATGCCCTTGATCGCGAGCGGCATCGGCGTGACCGCCTTCTTCTGCTTCATGTTCTCCTGGGTCGAACTCCTGCTCGCCCGGACGCTCACATCGGTCGCCGCCAAGCCGATCGCCGCGACCATGACGCGCACGGTCTCGGCCGCCGGCATGGACTGGGGCCTGCTCGCGGCGGCCGGCGTCCTGACCATTCTTCCAGGCGCCTTGGTCATCTATTTCGTGCGCAACTACATCGCCAAGGGCTTCGCCCTGGGGAGGGTGTGA
- a CDS encoding sugar ABC transporter permease: MDKTWNNKAWFLVLPVLALVAFSAIIPLMTVVNYSLQDTFGNNEFFWNGTAWFADTLHSSRFQEALVRNLIFSAIILAIEIPLGIVVALAMPRRGIGVPVCLVLMALPLLVPWNVVGTIWQVLGRGDIGLVGWIANRVLGFDYNFTQDPFDAWMTIVVMDVWHWTSLVVLLCYAGLQSIPEAFYQAARIDGASRFAIFRYIQLPKMSRVLLIAVLLRFMDSFMIYTEPFVVTGGGPGNSTTFLSIDLVKIALGQFSLGEAAAMSLIYFLIVLLLSWVFYTVMTAAGQERPETGAAS; encoded by the coding sequence ATGGACAAGACCTGGAACAACAAGGCCTGGTTCCTTGTCCTGCCGGTGCTGGCGCTCGTCGCGTTCTCGGCGATCATTCCGCTCATGACCGTGGTCAACTATTCGCTGCAGGACACGTTCGGCAACAACGAGTTCTTTTGGAACGGCACCGCTTGGTTCGCCGACACGCTGCACTCGTCGCGCTTCCAGGAGGCCCTCGTCCGCAACCTGATCTTCTCGGCGATCATCCTGGCGATCGAGATACCGCTCGGCATCGTCGTGGCGCTCGCCATGCCGAGGCGGGGCATCGGCGTGCCGGTCTGCCTGGTCTTGATGGCCTTGCCGCTGCTCGTTCCGTGGAACGTCGTCGGCACGATCTGGCAGGTGCTGGGCCGGGGCGACATCGGGCTGGTCGGCTGGATCGCCAACCGGGTCCTGGGTTTCGACTACAACTTCACGCAGGATCCGTTCGACGCCTGGATGACGATCGTGGTCATGGATGTCTGGCACTGGACCAGCCTGGTCGTCCTGCTCTGCTATGCCGGCCTGCAGTCGATCCCCGAGGCGTTCTACCAGGCGGCCCGGATCGACGGCGCCTCGCGCTTCGCCATCTTCCGCTACATCCAGTTGCCCAAGATGAGCCGCGTCCTGCTCATCGCCGTGCTGCTGCGCTTCATGGACAGCTTTATGATCTACACCGAGCCCTTCGTCGTGACGGGCGGCGGTCCCGGCAACTCGACCACCTTCCTCTCGATCGATCTCGTGAAGATCGCGCTCGGTCAGTTCAGCCTGGGCGAGGCGGCGGCGATGTCCCTCATCTACTTCCTGATCGTCCTGCTCCTGTCCTGGGTCTTCTACACCGTGATGACCGCAGCCGGTCAGGAACGCCCCGAAACGGGAGCGGCGTCATGA
- a CDS encoding ABC transporter ATP-binding protein: MARIGLDHIAHSYLPDPKGPEDYALKEVDHVWEDGGAYALLGPSGCGKTTLLNVISGLLTPSSGRILFGERDVTGLPTAERNIAQVFQFPVVYDTMTVAQNLAFPLRNRGVGRAEAESRVREVAASLDLTAKLDRKARRLSADEKQKISLGRGLVRRDVAAILLDEPLTVIDPHLKWVLRSQLKALRQSTNFTMIYVTHDQTEALTFADKVVVMHDGAIVQIGTPAELFERPSHTFVGYFIGSPGMNVLPARVSGSTATIDGHSVALTGAYRPREGRTELGIRPEFVRLVEEDGLPAQLRLVEDVGRHRIVRLDLAGFPLNAIVPEGRPIPSEPRIAFDPAQTHVYVDSFRVQPEA; the protein is encoded by the coding sequence ATGGCACGGATCGGGCTCGACCACATCGCGCACTCCTATCTGCCCGATCCCAAGGGGCCGGAGGACTACGCCCTCAAGGAGGTCGATCACGTCTGGGAAGACGGCGGCGCCTACGCGCTTCTCGGTCCCTCCGGTTGCGGCAAGACCACGCTGCTCAACGTCATATCGGGCCTGCTCACGCCGTCGAGCGGCCGGATCCTCTTCGGCGAGCGCGACGTCACCGGCCTGCCGACGGCGGAGCGCAACATCGCCCAGGTCTTTCAGTTCCCGGTCGTGTACGACACCATGACGGTCGCGCAGAACCTGGCGTTTCCGCTGCGCAATCGCGGCGTCGGCCGCGCGGAGGCGGAGAGCCGCGTGCGGGAGGTCGCGGCCTCCCTCGACCTCACCGCCAAGCTGGATCGCAAGGCGCGCCGCCTGTCCGCCGACGAGAAGCAGAAGATCTCGCTCGGCCGCGGCCTCGTCCGGCGCGATGTCGCAGCGATCCTGCTCGACGAGCCGCTCACCGTGATCGACCCGCACCTGAAATGGGTGCTGCGCTCGCAGCTCAAGGCGCTGCGCCAGAGCACCAACTTCACCATGATCTACGTGACCCACGATCAGACCGAGGCGCTGACCTTCGCCGACAAGGTCGTGGTGATGCACGACGGTGCGATCGTCCAGATCGGCACGCCGGCCGAGCTGTTCGAGCGTCCCAGCCATACCTTCGTCGGCTACTTCATCGGATCGCCCGGCATGAACGTCCTGCCGGCGAGAGTCTCGGGCAGCACGGCGACGATCGACGGGCACAGCGTCGCGCTGACCGGCGCCTATCGCCCGCGCGAGGGGCGCACCGAGCTCGGCATCCGCCCGGAATTCGTTCGCCTGGTCGAGGAGGACGGGCTGCCGGCGCAGCTGCGCCTGGTCGAGGACGTGGGGAGGCACCGCATCGTGCGCCTGGACCTGGCCGGCTTTCCGCTGAACGCGATCGTGCCCGAGGGCCGACCGATCCCGAGCGAGCCCAGGATCGCCTTCGATCCGGCGCAGACGCATGTCTACGTCGATTCCTTCCGCGTCCAGCCGGAGGCCTGA
- the glpK gene encoding glycerol kinase GlpK, whose protein sequence is MDGFVLAIDQGTTSTRSLVFDGRFHVRGVGQLEFAQHFPRSGWVEHDPEDLWRTTLETMRYALGSAGIAASDLAAIGMTNQRETALVWDRRSGKPIHNAVVWQDRRTAPLCEQLSREGHGGLVTERTGLLIDPYFSATKIAWLLENVDGARAAAEAGHLAFGTVDTWLLWRLTEGAVHATDATNASRTLLFDIRRHAWDEDMLRLFGVPRSMLPEVMDSAAAFGETSRGLLGAPVPISGIAGDQQAAVVGQACFTPGMVKSTYGTGCFAVLNTGTECVASSNRLLSTIAYRLDGVTTYALEGAIFVAGAAVQWLRDGLGVIAKAEQSGPLAGDADPEQDVVLVPAFTGLGAPWWDPHARGALFGLTRNTGPNELARAALESVCFQTVDLLEAMRRDWDRGEDTVLRVDGGMVASDWTMQRLSDLLATPVDRPVVQETTAFGAAWLAGRQAGVWPGEAEFAKAWQLDRRFEPAMDAAERTRRTQLWRDAVRRTLTANGR, encoded by the coding sequence ATGGACGGCTTCGTTCTCGCGATCGATCAGGGCACGACCTCGACGCGCTCGCTCGTGTTCGACGGGCGCTTTCATGTGCGCGGCGTCGGGCAGCTGGAGTTCGCTCAGCATTTTCCGCGCTCGGGCTGGGTCGAGCACGATCCCGAGGATCTCTGGCGCACCACGCTCGAGACGATGCGCTACGCCCTGGGCAGCGCCGGGATCGCCGCCTCCGATCTCGCCGCGATCGGCATGACCAACCAGCGCGAGACCGCGCTCGTCTGGGACCGCCGCTCAGGCAAGCCGATCCACAACGCCGTCGTCTGGCAGGATCGCCGCACGGCTCCGTTGTGCGAGCAACTGAGCCGGGAAGGCCACGGCGGCCTCGTGACGGAGCGCACCGGCCTCCTGATCGACCCCTACTTCTCGGCGACCAAGATCGCCTGGCTGCTGGAGAACGTCGACGGCGCGCGGGCGGCGGCCGAGGCCGGCCATCTCGCCTTCGGCACGGTGGACACCTGGCTGCTCTGGCGCCTGACCGAGGGCGCGGTGCACGCCACCGACGCGACCAACGCCTCGCGCACGCTCCTGTTCGACATTCGCCGTCACGCCTGGGACGAGGACATGCTGCGCCTGTTCGGGGTGCCGCGCTCCATGCTTCCGGAGGTCATGGACTCCGCCGCCGCCTTCGGCGAGACGTCCCGCGGCCTCCTGGGCGCGCCGGTGCCGATCTCGGGCATCGCCGGCGACCAGCAGGCGGCGGTGGTCGGCCAGGCCTGCTTCACGCCGGGCATGGTCAAGTCGACCTACGGCACCGGCTGCTTTGCCGTGCTCAACACCGGCACGGAATGCGTCGCCTCGTCGAACCGGCTGCTCAGCACCATCGCCTACCGGCTGGACGGCGTGACGACCTATGCCCTCGAAGGCGCGATCTTCGTCGCCGGCGCGGCCGTGCAGTGGCTGCGCGACGGGCTGGGCGTCATCGCCAAGGCGGAGCAGTCGGGACCGCTCGCCGGCGATGCCGACCCCGAGCAGGACGTCGTGCTCGTGCCGGCGTTCACGGGCCTGGGCGCGCCCTGGTGGGACCCGCACGCGCGGGGCGCCTTGTTCGGGCTGACCCGCAACACGGGTCCGAACGAACTGGCGCGCGCCGCGCTCGAATCGGTCTGCTTCCAGACCGTCGATCTGCTCGAAGCGATGCGGCGCGACTGGGACCGCGGCGAGGACACCGTCCTGCGCGTCGACGGCGGCATGGTCGCGTCGGACTGGACCATGCAGCGTCTGTCCGACCTGTTGGCCACGCCCGTGGACCGGCCGGTCGTGCAGGAGACGACCGCGTTCGGCGCGGCTTGGCTCGCCGGGCGACAGGCAGGGGTATGGCCCGGGGAGGCCGAGTTCGCGAAGGCGTGGCAGCTCGATCGGCGCTTCGAGCCCGCAATGGACGCGGCGGAACGGACGCGCCGGACGCAGCTGTGGCGCGATGCCGTGCGCCGGACGCTGACCGCGAACGGACGCTAA
- a CDS encoding ABC transporter substrate-binding protein, translating to MKRTLLATAALSALLASGPAWADMAAAERWVDDEFQPSTLSKDEQMREMEWFVQAAEPFQGMEINVVSETLTTHEYEAQTLARAFQEITGIRVNHDLIQEGDVIEKLQTQMQSGQNIYDAYVNDSDLIGTHFRYKQVRNLTDWMANEGSDVTNPMLDLDDFIGKAFTTAPDGSLYQLPDQQFANLYWFRYDWFTDPEIKAQFREKYGYELGVPVNWSAYEDIADFFSNDVGEIDGKRVFGHMDYGKKDPSLGWRFTDAWLSMAGNGDLGLPNGRPVDEWGIRMEGCSPVGSSVARGGDTNGPAAVFALQKYIDWLKAYAPPEGAGMTFSEAGPVPAQGAIAQQIFWYTTFTADMVKDGLPVVNEDGSPKWRMAPSPHGPYWKEGMKLGYQDVGSWTIMNSTPEDRAKAAWLYAQFVVSKTVSLKKSHVGLTIIRDSDIRDESFTERAPKLGGLVEFYRSPARVQWSPTGGNVPDYPRLAQLWWQNVADAVTGDKTAQEAMDSLAEQQDQILARLERAGVQGECGPKLNDEEDFTYWVEKAAADGNLAPQPKLANEKEQPVTVDYDELVKSWADANAN from the coding sequence ATGAAACGAACCTTGCTGGCGACGGCGGCCTTGTCCGCCCTGCTTGCCTCGGGACCGGCTTGGGCCGACATGGCCGCGGCGGAGCGCTGGGTCGATGACGAGTTCCAGCCTTCGACCTTGTCGAAGGACGAGCAGATGCGGGAGATGGAATGGTTCGTCCAGGCGGCCGAGCCGTTCCAGGGCATGGAGATCAATGTCGTCTCCGAGACCCTGACCACGCATGAATACGAGGCGCAGACCCTCGCCCGTGCGTTTCAGGAGATCACCGGGATCCGGGTCAACCACGACCTGATCCAGGAAGGCGACGTGATCGAGAAGCTGCAGACCCAGATGCAGTCCGGCCAGAACATCTACGACGCCTATGTCAACGATTCGGACCTCATCGGCACCCATTTCCGCTACAAGCAGGTGCGCAACCTGACGGACTGGATGGCGAACGAGGGCAGCGACGTCACCAACCCGATGCTCGACCTCGACGACTTCATCGGCAAGGCGTTCACGACGGCGCCGGACGGCAGCCTCTACCAGCTGCCCGACCAGCAGTTCGCCAATCTCTACTGGTTCCGCTACGACTGGTTCACCGATCCGGAGATCAAGGCCCAGTTCCGCGAGAAATACGGCTACGAGCTCGGCGTGCCGGTCAACTGGTCGGCCTATGAGGACATCGCCGACTTCTTCTCCAACGACGTGGGGGAGATCGACGGCAAGCGCGTCTTCGGCCACATGGACTACGGCAAGAAGGATCCCTCGCTGGGCTGGCGCTTCACCGATGCGTGGCTGTCCATGGCCGGCAACGGCGATCTCGGCCTGCCCAACGGCAGGCCGGTCGACGAGTGGGGCATCCGCATGGAGGGATGCAGCCCGGTCGGCTCCTCGGTCGCGCGGGGCGGCGACACGAACGGCCCGGCCGCGGTGTTCGCCCTGCAGAAATACATCGACTGGCTGAAGGCCTACGCGCCGCCCGAGGGCGCCGGCATGACCTTCTCCGAGGCCGGGCCGGTGCCGGCCCAGGGCGCGATCGCGCAGCAGATCTTCTGGTACACGACCTTCACCGCCGACATGGTCAAGGACGGCCTGCCGGTCGTGAACGAGGACGGCTCGCCCAAATGGCGCATGGCGCCGTCGCCGCACGGCCCGTACTGGAAGGAGGGCATGAAGCTCGGCTACCAGGACGTCGGGTCGTGGACCATCATGAACTCGACGCCGGAGGACCGGGCCAAGGCGGCATGGCTGTACGCGCAGTTCGTCGTGTCCAAGACCGTGTCGCTCAAGAAGAGCCATGTCGGCCTGACCATCATCCGCGACAGCGACATCCGGGACGAGTCCTTCACCGAGCGTGCGCCGAAGCTGGGCGGCCTGGTCGAGTTCTACCGCTCGCCCGCGCGCGTGCAGTGGAGCCCGACCGGCGGCAACGTGCCGGACTACCCGCGCCTGGCCCAGCTCTGGTGGCAGAACGTCGCCGACGCCGTGACCGGCGACAAGACGGCCCAGGAGGCGATGGACAGCCTAGCCGAGCAGCAGGACCAGATCCTGGCCCGCCTCGAGCGCGCCGGCGTCCAGGGCGAGTGCGGCCCGAAGCTGAACGACGAGGAGGACTTCACCTATTGGGTCGAGAAGGCCGCGGCCGACGGCAATCTGGCGCCTCAGCCCAAGCTGGCGAACGAGAAGGAGCAGCCGGTCACCGTCGACTATGACGAGCTGGTCAAGAGCTGGGCCGACGCCAACGCGAACTGA
- a CDS encoding ABC transporter ATP-binding protein, which produces MLELRQVGKTVGAERHIDDVSLTFEHGSLNVLLGPTRAGKTTLMRLMAGLDRPTSGDILIDGTSVVGMPVQKRSVAMVYQQFINYPTLSVFENIASPLRVQGLDRATIERRVGAAAELLRLEPYLQRRPLELSGGQQQRTALARAIVKDAGLVLLDEPLANLDYKLREDLRAELPRVFAESGAIFVYATTEPIEALLLGGSTATLAEGRVTQFGRTIDVFSAPADLVTARTFSDPPLNEFTATKQGDVLRDSSGMTIPAARHVGGLADGVYTLAFRPHHLFLERDAAAEAIVVPASVAVSELTGSESFVHVDAPAGRWVALAPGVRAFAAGAAIDVFIDPERLFVFDSSGRLAAAPAKG; this is translated from the coding sequence ATGCTGGAATTGAGGCAGGTCGGAAAGACCGTGGGCGCGGAGAGACATATCGACGATGTGTCGCTGACGTTCGAGCATGGCTCGCTCAACGTCCTCCTCGGACCGACGCGCGCCGGCAAGACGACGTTGATGCGGCTGATGGCCGGGCTCGACCGGCCGACCTCGGGCGACATCCTGATCGACGGCACGAGCGTGGTCGGCATGCCGGTGCAGAAGCGCAGCGTCGCCATGGTCTACCAGCAGTTCATCAATTACCCGACGCTCTCCGTCTTCGAGAACATCGCGTCGCCGCTTCGCGTGCAGGGCCTGGACCGGGCGACCATCGAGCGCCGTGTCGGCGCGGCCGCGGAGCTCCTGCGGCTCGAACCCTATCTCCAGCGTCGGCCGCTCGAGCTCTCGGGCGGCCAGCAGCAACGCACCGCGCTGGCGCGCGCCATCGTCAAGGATGCCGGGCTCGTCCTGCTCGACGAGCCCCTGGCGAACCTCGACTACAAGCTGCGCGAGGACCTGCGCGCCGAGCTGCCGCGCGTCTTCGCCGAGTCCGGTGCGATCTTCGTCTACGCCACGACCGAGCCGATCGAGGCCCTCCTGCTGGGCGGCAGCACGGCGACGCTGGCCGAGGGCCGGGTGACCCAGTTCGGCCGGACCATCGACGTGTTCAGCGCGCCCGCCGACCTCGTCACCGCGCGGACCTTCTCCGATCCGCCCCTGAACGAGTTCACGGCGACCAAGCAGGGCGACGTCCTGCGCGATTCGTCGGGGATGACGATCCCGGCGGCGCGGCATGTCGGGGGGCTGGCCGATGGCGTGTACACGCTGGCGTTCCGGCCGCACCACCTCTTCCTCGAACGGGACGCCGCCGCGGAAGCTATCGTCGTGCCGGCATCGGTGGCGGTCAGCGAGCTGACCGGATCGGAGAGCTTCGTCCACGTCGACGCGCCTGCCGGTCGATGGGTCGCGCTAGCTCCCGGCGTGCGTGCGTTCGCGGCCGGCGCCGCGATCGACGTCTTCATCGACCCGGAGAGGCTGTTCGTGTTTGATTCCAGCGGACGCCTCGCTGCCGCTCCCGCAAAGGGCTGA
- a CDS encoding DUF2160 family membrane protein: MDLSWMAWTWPTAIFFTAIALLLLGMTAWEFASPGGAPRVGILRFETTRGDRLFVSLLGSAFICLFWLALGNEDLWWALAVCLVYALGVFRWV; this comes from the coding sequence ATGGATCTCTCCTGGATGGCCTGGACATGGCCGACCGCCATTTTCTTCACGGCGATCGCGCTGCTGCTGCTCGGCATGACCGCATGGGAGTTCGCCTCGCCGGGCGGCGCTCCCAGGGTCGGCATCCTGCGCTTCGAGACGACAAGGGGCGACCGGCTGTTCGTATCGCTCCTGGGCTCGGCCTTCATCTGCCTGTTCTGGCTGGCCCTCGGCAACGAGGACCTGTGGTGGGCGCTGGCCGTCTGTCTTGTCTACGCGCTCGGCGTGTTCCGCTGGGTGTGA